From one Ignavibacteria bacterium genomic stretch:
- a CDS encoding T9SS type A sorting domain-containing protein produces MYYRLILFSSTLILLFCFNSMQSQEIKHDGVRPQHENDSHVSTELLNGKVPSTQGVYWSYDTVTTYSETDQLLRQYIRTYDERRNILTDLELRRQNDIWVKYESTTTTYDENNHPTLVLRESRLSNGSYNNWRTTNKYDAAGNNIYQLVEQSSSNNEKWSPSSVRQWEYDENRNVIREFETIYSGKTAESTRTTRTFNSGNKVLTEIVAEPFRQQNGDTAWINTKRLTITYNGSDLVLSTVYEEHVGDISKDIREVQSTFRYVYDANDNIIRSTHEAWSTNFNILYLASEINYQYQNDGNGRTVTKITQNWTPTLTSSYATRFSSEITSYNSAKQVIRVERGSKKDSLGEWQTTSIASYTYNPHSTVIVNENPSTDKKSRTTYLRNDDDFYIGTVEESWTEGKFQEVRKGTYQTDANGNTVHGESFAMVSGSWAKQGINSGVAALNVYANGKIILDLYALTGDPAQRFEAHFVTINPPVGIKQAEKSESVLYPNPTTDAFSVRTGTAVINHAWLYNSMGVLMQEQSPVTPGFITFSTTGYPPGVYYQRIDTENGAPIFCRVVKQ; encoded by the coding sequence ATGTATTATAGATTAATACTTTTTTCTTCTACATTGATACTGCTATTCTGCTTCAATAGTATGCAGAGTCAGGAGATAAAGCACGATGGTGTACGACCTCAACACGAGAACGACAGCCACGTTTCCACTGAACTACTGAACGGGAAAGTCCCCTCCACTCAGGGTGTGTACTGGAGCTATGATACTGTAACTACGTACTCGGAAACCGATCAGCTTCTGCGACAGTATATCCGCACATACGACGAGCGTAGGAACATACTGACTGACTTGGAATTACGCCGGCAAAATGATATATGGGTTAAGTACGAATCAACCACAACCACGTATGATGAGAACAACCATCCAACATTAGTCCTCAGAGAGTCACGCCTGTCAAACGGTTCGTACAATAACTGGCGAACAACAAACAAATATGATGCTGCCGGTAATAATATTTACCAGCTAGTTGAACAGTCTTCATCGAACAACGAAAAGTGGTCACCATCGAGTGTCAGGCAATGGGAATATGACGAAAACCGGAACGTGATAAGAGAATTTGAAACAATCTATTCCGGCAAGACAGCAGAATCCACAAGAACCACGCGTACGTTTAACTCGGGTAACAAAGTGCTGACGGAGATCGTTGCCGAGCCATTCCGTCAGCAGAATGGAGATACTGCATGGATAAACACGAAAAGGTTAACAATCACATACAATGGAAGCGACCTGGTTCTTTCGACGGTGTACGAAGAACACGTTGGCGACATATCGAAAGACATCAGGGAAGTTCAATCAACTTTCAGATACGTTTACGATGCGAATGATAATATCATTAGGAGTACGCATGAAGCCTGGTCAACTAATTTTAACATTCTTTATCTGGCATCGGAAATCAATTACCAATATCAAAACGACGGGAACGGCAGAACAGTAACGAAGATCACTCAAAACTGGACTCCGACACTCACTAGCAGCTACGCCACCAGATTTTCAAGTGAAATCACCTCATATAATAGTGCTAAACAGGTAATCAGGGTTGAAAGAGGATCAAAGAAGGACTCGCTTGGCGAATGGCAGACAACGAGTATTGCGTCATACACATACAACCCTCACAGTACTGTTATAGTCAACGAAAATCCCAGCACAGATAAAAAATCCCGTACAACATATCTGCGTAACGATGACGATTTCTACATCGGTACGGTCGAAGAGTCATGGACTGAAGGCAAGTTCCAGGAAGTAAGAAAAGGTACCTATCAAACCGACGCAAATGGCAATACAGTTCACGGTGAGTCATTTGCAATGGTAAGTGGTTCATGGGCTAAACAAGGCATTAACAGTGGTGTAGCTGCTTTAAATGTTTATGCAAACGGGAAAATTATTCTTGACCTCTATGCACTAACCGGCGACCCCGCACAACGTTTTGAAGCACATTTCGTGACAATCAATCCACCGGTGGGTATCAAACAAGCTGAGAAATCTGAGTCTGTTCTTTATCCCAATCCGACTACAGATGCTTTTTCTGTTCGCACCGGTACTGCAGTGATTAACCATGCATGGCTATACAATAGCATGGGCGTCCTGATGCAGGAACAATCCCCCGTAACTCCCGGCTTTATTACGTTCAGCACCACTGGTTATCCCCCGGGTGTTTATTACCAGCGGATAGACACAGAAAACGGAGCACCGATATTTTGTAGGGTAGTGAAGCAGTAA
- a CDS encoding T9SS type A sorting domain-containing protein — MYDDNGNLTSKQSNGWYDFGWDTGDQILYKYDNANNMIEQLNQVFLSQKASYKNTTRLQYSYDQQSRLLTEIAEEWDDGSNGWTKKHKKSYTYDANGNSVAGVYQEGSGDTLVLSDDGELNVYSGKAVLNDFSEICRYEAHFIPLDKLSDVTTDSETGIHVFPNPAYDIVRIQVDRPQNLQVSLYTIQGILLSSQSVSNRDLVTMNLAAFPGGMYTVRITNDSGLERSYQIIKR; from the coding sequence TTGTATGATGACAATGGAAATCTGACCAGCAAACAGTCAAACGGTTGGTATGATTTTGGCTGGGACACAGGAGACCAGATATTATATAAGTATGATAACGCCAACAACATGATAGAACAACTCAACCAGGTTTTTCTTAGTCAGAAAGCAAGCTATAAAAACACAACACGATTGCAGTACAGTTACGACCAGCAGAGTCGCTTGTTAACAGAAATCGCCGAAGAGTGGGATGATGGATCAAATGGATGGACCAAAAAACACAAGAAAAGCTATACCTACGACGCGAACGGAAACTCAGTAGCAGGAGTGTATCAGGAAGGGTCGGGCGATACCTTGGTACTCAGTGACGACGGCGAGCTGAATGTTTATTCTGGCAAGGCTGTCCTCAATGACTTTAGCGAAATCTGTCGCTATGAAGCCCACTTCATTCCATTGGATAAACTAAGCGATGTCACCACCGATAGCGAGACAGGCATACATGTTTTCCCGAATCCTGCTTACGATATTGTCCGAATACAGGTGGACAGACCACAGAATCTACAGGTTTCCTTGTACACCATCCAGGGTATCCTCCTGAGCAGTCAGAGCGTGAGCAACCGGGACCTGGTCACCATGAACTTGGCCGCCTTCCCTGGAGGTATGTACACAGTACGTATCACTAATGATTCAGGCCTGGAGAGAAGCTATCAAATCATCAAACGGTAA
- a CDS encoding IS256 family transposase, with protein sequence MRSKHTHPDLSAAIETLAELAGDEVAALVLNHLELSRHVGVQLMEREVTHLAGERHSHDKPHQGRYSRWGRNPGSLAVGGQKLPVAVPRVYDAETGKTFSPQIYHEMRQAAEPPTYVIESLFRGLGSRNLELVTEALMDSFGLSKSRVSELFVEHSAAILEEFLQRRLDESTYVAVFIDGKCIQGQNIVSVIGVTEAGEKYTLGLTQCTTENAGVITTMFREMISRGFCFDDGLLFVIDGGLGLRKAIEEVFGEYAVIQRCQVHKLRNVLDHLPENARPEWRKLLKQLFSCDDYKHARTMADELIARLQKINPAAAASLKEGIEDVLTLTRLGLRSVFGRSFGTTNVIESANSAIARRTRHVTRWSTGDQRLRWSALALLDAEQSWRRVHNYKRLPILQRAIKDEVNNRIQSNQPKAKVSRFSTKKRT encoded by the coding sequence ATGCGATCCAAACATACGCACCCAGATCTTAGTGCGGCAATCGAAACACTAGCGGAGCTGGCAGGCGACGAAGTCGCGGCACTCGTGTTAAATCATCTGGAGCTGAGCAGACATGTTGGCGTTCAGCTGATGGAACGGGAGGTGACGCACCTAGCCGGGGAGCGCCATAGCCATGACAAGCCTCACCAGGGCCGGTACAGCCGCTGGGGACGTAATCCTGGCAGTCTTGCTGTAGGAGGACAGAAGCTGCCGGTGGCAGTACCCAGGGTGTATGATGCCGAAACCGGGAAGACGTTTTCGCCACAGATCTACCATGAAATGCGCCAGGCCGCGGAGCCACCGACCTACGTGATCGAGTCGTTGTTTCGTGGACTCGGCAGCCGCAATCTGGAGCTGGTTACCGAAGCATTGATGGATTCATTTGGACTCTCAAAGAGTCGGGTTTCTGAGCTTTTCGTTGAGCACAGCGCCGCGATCCTGGAAGAGTTTCTTCAGCGTCGCCTTGACGAGTCAACCTATGTGGCTGTCTTCATCGACGGAAAGTGCATACAGGGTCAGAACATCGTCTCGGTTATTGGCGTAACTGAAGCCGGGGAGAAGTATACGCTGGGGCTAACCCAATGTACGACAGAGAACGCCGGTGTGATCACGACGATGTTTCGCGAGATGATCAGCCGTGGTTTCTGCTTCGATGACGGCCTGTTGTTTGTGATCGACGGCGGGCTAGGCCTTCGAAAGGCGATCGAAGAGGTCTTTGGCGAATATGCCGTCATTCAGCGCTGCCAAGTGCACAAGTTGCGCAATGTGCTTGACCACTTGCCGGAGAACGCACGTCCAGAATGGCGCAAACTTCTGAAGCAATTGTTCTCCTGCGATGACTACAAACACGCACGCACTATGGCTGATGAACTCATAGCACGATTGCAGAAGATCAATCCCGCCGCTGCTGCATCACTCAAGGAGGGCATCGAAGACGTACTGACCCTGACAAGACTCGGCTTACGATCTGTGTTCGGCCGTTCGTTCGGCACGACAAATGTGATCGAGTCGGCGAACTCTGCCATAGCACGTCGTACGAGGCATGTTACGCGATGGTCCACAGGTGATCAGCGGCTACGGTGGTCAGCACTAGCTCTTCTTGATGCCGAACAATCATGGCGGCGAGTGCACAACTATAAACGATTGCCTATTTTGCAACGGGCGATCAAAGACGAGGTCAACAATAGAATCCAGTCCAATCAGCCCAAAGCCAAAGTCTCTAGATTTTCAACTAAGAAACGGACATAG
- a CDS encoding acyl-phosphate glycerol 3-phosphate acyltransferase: MRILPLRTKPFALINLFLTGICMLAGVLPISAQPDVVLDAMSAELARSFSKLQTASPNTYYLSYGVTEVQSHTIRASLGKLEANQSDSRRILDVDLRVGSYQFDNTHSIRGVAFEMGRGTRGVQLPFGTDQYAIQHVIWRATDRAYRSAAERYQKVLTNLQVKVRDEDTSADMSVEKPFTLKQEPPPFPFDQTQWEENVRAISAVFAESPLMFSGSASIVAKYIVKRFVTSEGTVVRTYEPIVQLMIQCGTKAADGMSIPLYRSFAAFTEDGLPTMSVLLHEARTIRDLALQLRTAPLAETYSGPAILSGRAAGVFFHEIFGHRVEGHRQKDVNSSQTFKTFLNKPILPDFISVIFDPHKRSLNGTDLVGAYDVDDEGVPAQTVTAVDKGVFKSFLMSRSPIENFDHSNGHGRRQAGAKAVSRQSNLIVSASRTIPVTQLRDSLRAICRQEGKEYGLYFEDIEGGFTFTGRTVPNAFNVLPLVVYKVFADGRPDELVRGVDLIGTPLVTFNNIVAAGNDTGIFNGVCGAESGGVPVSASSPSLLVRSIEAQKKQKSQAKLPILSNPETRTTTSPEARP; the protein is encoded by the coding sequence ATGAGAATCTTACCGTTGAGAACAAAACCATTTGCACTGATTAACCTGTTTCTGACGGGTATTTGCATGCTTGCCGGAGTGCTTCCGATAAGCGCCCAGCCGGATGTTGTGCTTGACGCCATGAGCGCCGAACTTGCACGCTCGTTTAGTAAGCTGCAGACAGCTTCGCCCAATACATATTACCTGTCATACGGTGTTACCGAGGTCCAATCGCATACCATTCGTGCCTCGCTGGGCAAGTTAGAAGCAAACCAGTCTGACAGCCGGCGGATACTCGACGTGGATCTCCGCGTTGGGTCGTATCAGTTCGACAACACTCACAGCATCCGAGGCGTTGCCTTTGAAATGGGTCGCGGAACCCGTGGTGTACAACTCCCCTTCGGCACAGATCAATATGCAATTCAGCACGTAATCTGGCGAGCTACTGACCGCGCATACCGATCTGCCGCTGAACGCTATCAAAAAGTACTCACCAACCTGCAGGTGAAGGTACGCGACGAAGACACCTCGGCCGACATGTCGGTTGAAAAGCCGTTTACCCTTAAACAAGAGCCCCCTCCCTTCCCGTTTGATCAGACGCAATGGGAAGAGAATGTACGGGCAATCTCGGCCGTATTTGCTGAATCACCACTGATGTTCTCCGGATCTGCAAGTATTGTTGCCAAGTATATCGTAAAAAGATTTGTTACCAGCGAAGGTACCGTCGTTCGCACCTACGAGCCTATTGTTCAGCTGATGATACAGTGCGGAACAAAGGCTGCCGACGGGATGAGCATCCCGTTATATCGATCGTTTGCGGCATTTACCGAAGACGGTCTCCCCACAATGAGCGTACTGTTGCACGAAGCACGTACCATCCGCGACCTTGCACTGCAGCTGCGCACAGCTCCACTCGCCGAAACCTATAGCGGCCCTGCCATCCTCTCCGGACGTGCCGCTGGCGTATTCTTTCACGAGATTTTCGGTCACCGCGTGGAGGGTCATCGGCAAAAGGATGTTAATAGCAGTCAAACCTTCAAAACTTTTCTTAACAAACCAATCCTTCCCGATTTCATCAGCGTGATTTTCGACCCCCATAAGCGGTCACTGAACGGAACCGATCTGGTTGGTGCATACGACGTAGATGACGAGGGTGTACCTGCGCAGACGGTAACTGCAGTTGACAAAGGGGTTTTTAAGAGCTTCCTGATGAGCAGATCGCCCATTGAGAATTTTGATCACAGTAACGGACACGGCCGGCGTCAGGCAGGCGCAAAGGCTGTATCGCGCCAGAGCAACCTGATTGTTTCTGCATCGCGAACCATCCCGGTTACGCAGCTGCGCGATTCATTACGCGCAATATGCAGGCAAGAAGGCAAGGAATATGGCTTGTACTTCGAGGACATTGAAGGGGGCTTTACCTTTACGGGGCGTACCGTGCCCAATGCTTTTAATGTACTGCCCCTGGTAGTGTACAAGGTGTTTGCCGACGGACGTCCCGATGAACTGGTTCGCGGCGTTGACCTGATCGGTACACCACTGGTAACGTTTAATAATATCGTAGCAGCCGGCAATGATACCGGTATTTTTAATGGGGTCTGCGGTGCCGAGTCAGGCGGTGTTCCCGTAAGTGCCAGCTCCCCCTCACTGCTCGTCCGCAGCATCGAAGCTCAGAAGAAGCAAAAGTCGCAAGCCAAACTTCCCATCCTGAGCAATCCTGAAACACGTACCACCACATCACCGGAAGCACGGCCATGA
- a CDS encoding 2,3-diphosphoglycerate-dependent phosphoglycerate mutase, translated as MSTLILLRHGQSQWNLENRFTGWVDVDLSPQGRSEAQHAGELLRSHPVDVVFTSVLQRAINTATIAMEAAGITGVPVHRDQALNERHYGDLQGLNKAETAEKYGAEQVHQWRRSYDIAPPNGESLAMTRERVAPYYEAHIKPLLLQNKNVLVVAHGNSLRSLVMMIEHLTPDEILKTEIATGIPIIYNLDENLTVENKTICTD; from the coding sequence ATGTCAACATTAATATTACTGCGCCACGGGCAGTCGCAGTGGAATCTTGAAAACCGCTTTACCGGCTGGGTAGATGTTGATCTCTCGCCACAGGGCCGCAGCGAAGCACAACATGCGGGCGAGCTACTACGGTCGCACCCGGTTGATGTTGTGTTCACATCGGTTCTTCAGCGCGCCATCAATACGGCTACCATTGCCATGGAGGCTGCCGGAATCACCGGCGTACCCGTTCACCGCGATCAGGCGCTAAACGAGCGTCACTACGGCGACCTTCAGGGTCTGAATAAGGCAGAAACTGCCGAAAAATATGGTGCCGAGCAGGTCCACCAATGGCGCAGATCATACGATATCGCCCCACCCAACGGTGAATCGCTGGCGATGACCCGCGAACGCGTAGCGCCCTACTACGAAGCCCATATTAAGCCGCTATTGCTACAAAACAAGAACGTACTTGTTGTAGCTCACGGCAACTCTCTGCGATCGCTGGTGATGATGATTGAGCACCTTACACCCGATGAAATTTTAAAAACCGAAATTGCAACAGGCATACCGATTATTTATAACCTTGATGAGAATCTTACCGTTGAGAACAAAACCATTTGCACTGATTAA
- the mce gene encoding methylmalonyl-CoA epimerase: MIDGVNHIGIAVRDLQQAIELYGKLFNVTDFHTETVEDQGVAVASFSVGSVRIELTAATRPDSPIAKFIDKKGEGIHHIAFHSTNLDEDLRDKQVHGVELIDATPRPGAHDMMIAFLHPKSTGGVLMELCSEKKS; the protein is encoded by the coding sequence ATGATTGATGGTGTAAATCATATTGGCATTGCGGTGCGGGATCTGCAACAGGCAATTGAGTTGTATGGCAAGCTATTCAACGTAACCGACTTTCATACCGAGACTGTGGAGGACCAGGGTGTTGCTGTTGCCTCGTTTTCAGTTGGCTCAGTACGAATTGAGCTTACTGCAGCAACCCGACCCGATTCCCCCATTGCAAAATTCATTGATAAAAAAGGTGAGGGGATACATCACATTGCCTTTCACTCTACCAACCTGGATGAAGACCTGCGAGACAAACAAGTGCACGGGGTAGAGCTGATTGATGCCACACCACGTCCGGGCGCGCATGATATGATGATTGCCTTTCTTCACCCAAAATCCACGGGCGGTGTTCTAATGGAACTCTGCTCGGAGAAAAAATCCTGA